A single Musa acuminata AAA Group cultivar baxijiao chromosome BXJ2-1, Cavendish_Baxijiao_AAA, whole genome shotgun sequence DNA region contains:
- the LOC135599127 gene encoding probable phosphoribosylformylglycinamidine synthase, chloroplastic/mitochondrial has translation MVVLGDTTATGFLRLQASSIPAGRRGSNGVLWRTYHRRMRCHVTRCSFDRRQLPGLATGRGLMPRSPLLLNPRAVRSKGLQDPVVEEPDALGLAPEIMHFYRRPLLQESAVAELLRQVQIRVSADIVDIETEQCFNVGLNGMLSGEQLRILKWLLQETFEPENLQAESFLEKEASKNVGAMIVEVGPRMSFTTAWSTNAVSICQACSLAEVTRMERSRRYLLRVRTGSKPLDESQINDFAAIVHDRMTECVYSKRLVTFHSSAVPEPVTVIPVIERGREALEEINLKMGLAFDEQDIQYYTRLFRDDIKRNPTTVELFDIAQSNSEHSRHWFFNGKLIIDGEPMSKTLMQIVKSTLKANPKNSVIGFKDNSSAIKGFPVTQLRPASPGLTSPLCNLTCELDVLFTAETHNFPCAVAPYPGAETGAGGRIRDTHATGRGSFVVASTAGYCVGNLHIEGAYAPWEDPSFTYPSNLASPLHILIDASDGASDYGNKFGEPLIQGYMRTFGMRLPSGERREWLKPIMFSAGIGQIDHSHITKGEPEVGMLVVKIGGPAYRIGMGGGAASSMVSGQNDAELDFNAVQRGDAEMAQKLYRVVRACAEMGDKNPIISIHDQGAGGNCNVVKEIIYPEGAEIDIRSIVVGDHTMSVLEIWGAEYQEQDALLIKPESRSLLESVCKRERVSMAVIGTISGSGRIMLIDSSAVEHCQINGLPPPPPVENLELEKVLGDMPQKSFEFKRVTPVVEPLDIAPGTTLMDCLKRILKLPSVCSKRFLTTKVDRCVTGLVAQQQTVGPLQLPLSDVAVISQTYTDLTGGACAIGEQPIKGLLNPKSMARLAVGEALTNLVWAKVTSLGDVKASGNWMYAAKLEGEGAAMYDAAVALSESMIQLGIAIDGGKDSLSMAAHASGELVKAPGNLVISTYVTCPDITLTVTPDLKLGDDGVLLHIDLAKGLRRLGGSALAQVFDQVGDGCPDLDDVLYLKIVFETVQELLSERLISAGHDISDGGIIVCILEMAFAGNCGVQLNLSSKGHNLLQELFAEELGLVLEVSSQNINKVEKRLEAAGISGEIIGNVTASPTIELSVDGINQLKEETSYLRDLWEETSFQLEGLQRLASCVKLEKEGLKSRHVPLWRLSFTPRFTDEKLMSATLKPKVAVIREEGSNGDREMSAAFYAAGFEPWDITMSDLLHGQISLNDFNGIVFVGGFSYADVLDSAKGWSATIRFNQPLLQQFQDFYNRPDTFSLGVCNGCQLMALLGWVPGASVGGSLGNGGDMSQPRFIHNESGRFECRFTSVTIGESPAIMFKGMEGSTLGVWAAHGEGRAYFPDDGILNNVLKSRLAPLRYCDDDGSITEIYPFNPNGSPLGVAALCSPDGRHLAMMPHPERCFMMWQFPWYPKEWDVEKRGPSPWLRMFQNAREWCS, from the exons ATGGTGGTTCTCGGGGACACGACAGCGACCGGGTTCCTCCGCCTCCAAGCTTCCTCAATTCCTGCG GGAAGGCGAGGGTCTAATGGTGTTCTTTGGCGCACGTATCATCGTCGTATGAGGTGCCATGTGACTCGATGCAGTTTTGATCGTCGGCAGCTCCCTGGATTGGCCACTGGCAGAGGCTTGATGCCAAGGTCACCGCTTTTGTTGAATCCGAGAGCTGTTCGGTCAAAGGGCTTACAGGACCCGGTAGTGGAGGAACCTGATGCATTGGGACTGGCCCCCGAGATCATGCACTTCTACCGTCGCCCTCTGCTTCAGGAAAGTGCTGTGGCGGAGCTGCTGAGGCAGGTTCAAATAAGGGTTTCTGCTGACATCGTGGACATAGAAACTGAGCAGTGCTTCAACGTAGGTCTGAATGGTATGCTGTCAGGCGAGCAGCTCAGAATACTTAAGTGGCTTCTTCAAGAAACATTTGAGCCTGAGAACTTGCAGGCAGAGAGCTTCCTGGAAAAAGAGGCTTCAAAGAATGTTGGTGCCATGATCGTTGAGGTTGGACCTCGCATGTCCTTTACCACAGCCTGGTCAACGAATGCTGTATCGATCTGCCAGGCTTGCTCTTTGGCAGAAGTGACTCGGATGGAGAGGTCAAGAAGATATCTTCTGCGTGTTAGGACAGGAAGCAAGCCACTGGATGAGAGCCAAATTAATGATTTTGCAGCCATTGTTCATGATAGAATGACAGAGTGTGTTTATTCAAAAAGGCTAGTGACATTCCACTCTAGTGCTGTACCAGAGCCTGTTACGGTAATTCCAGTTATCGAGAGGGGGAGGGAGGCATTGGAAGAAATTAATTTGAAGATGGGACTTGCTTTCGATGAGCAAGATATTCAGTACTACACCCGCCTTTTTAGAGATGACATCAAACGGAATCCAACTACCGTTGAGCTCTTTGACATTGCTCAATCGAACAGTGAGCATAGCAGGCACTGGTTCTTTAATGGGAAACTCATTATAGACGGTGAGCCAATGAGCAAAACATTAATGCAGATTGTGAAGAGCACTTTGAAGGCAAACCCAAAGAATTCTGTTATTGGATTCAAGGACAACTCAAGTGCAATAAAGGGATTTCCAGTAACCCAATTGCGTCCAGCCTCACCTGGCTTGACATCTCCACTATGCAATTTAACGTGTGAGCTTGATGTATTATTTACTGCAGAGACTCATAACTTTCCTTGTGCTGTGGCTCCTTACCCTGGGGCAGAAACAGGTGCTGGAGGCCGCATAAGGGACACACATGCCACAGGAAGGGGATCCTTTGTTGTTGCTTCCACGGCTGGCTATTGTGTTGGCAACCTTCATATTGAAGGGGCCTATGCTCCATGGGAAGATCCATCCTTCACATACCCATCAAATTTGGCTTCTCCTCTGCATATTTTAATTGATGCAAGTGATGGAGCATCTGACTATGGCAACAAGTTCGGAGAGCCTCTGATTCAGGGCTACATGAGGACTTTCGGGATGAGACTTCCAAGCGGTGAGCGGCGTGAATGGCTGAAACCTATTATGTTCAGTGCAGGAATTGGACAGATTGATCATTCACACATAACAAAGGGAGAGCCAGAAGTGGGCATGCTTGTTGTCAAGATTGGAGGTCCAGCTTATCGGATTGGAATGGGAGGTGGCGCGGCCTCGAGCATGGTCAGCGGGCAGAATGATGCAGAGCTAGATTTTAATGCGGTGCAGCGAGGAGATGCTGAGATGGCACAGAAGCTATACCGTGTAGTCCGTGCTTGTGCTGAAATGGGAGACAAAAATCCTATCATTAGCATCCATGATCAGGGAGCTGGGGGAAATTGTAATGTTGTGAAAGAAATTATCTACCCTGAAGGGGCTGAAATTGACATTCGCTCTATAGTAGTCGGTGATCATACCATGTCAGTTTTAGAGATTTGGGGTGCAGAGTACCAAGAACAGGATGCACTGTTAATAAAACCTGAGAGTCGGAGCTTGTTGGAGTCTGTATGTAAGAGGGAAAGGGTCTCCATGGCTGTTATCGGTACCATCAGCGGTAGTGGGCGAATCATGTTGATAGACAGCTCAGCTGTTGAGCATTGCCAGATAAATGGACTCCCTCCCCCACCTCCTGTTGAGAATCTTGAGCTTGaaaaggtgcttggagacatgccCCAAAAAAGCTTTGAGTTCAAGCGGGTAACACCTGTGGTTGAGCCGCTTGATATTGCCCCTGGCACTACATTAATGGATTGCCTGAAAAGGATCTTGAAATTACCTTCAGTTTGTTCTAAACGGTTTTTAACAACAAAAGTTGACAGGTGTGTGACTGGACTTGTGGCGCAACAGCAGACTGTGGGTCCCCTCCAACTTCCTCTTTCTGATGTTGCTGTTATCTCTCAGACATACACAGACCTGACTGGTGGTGCTTGTGCAATAGGTGAGCAGCCAATAAAGGGTTTATTAAACCCAAAATCTATGGCAAGGTTGGCTGTTGGGGAAGCATTGACAAATTTAGTCTGGGCGAAGGTTACATCCCTTGGAGATGTGAAGGCTAGCGGTAACTGGATGTATGCTGCCAAGCTAGAAGGAGAAGGAGCAGCCATGTATGATGCTGCTGTGGCTCTGTCAGAATCCATGATTCAACTAGGTATAGCCATTGATGGGGGAAAGGATAGTCTTTCTATGGCAGCACATGCTTCCGGTGAGCTTGTTAAGGCTCCCGGTAACCTGGTCATCAGCACATATGTGACTTGCCCTGATATAACACTGACTGTGACTCCTGACTTGAAACTTGGAGATGATGGTGTTCTTCTACACATTGATCTAGCGAAAGGACTTCGTCGCTTAGGTGGTTCTGCACTTGCCCAGGTGTTTGACCAAGTTGGTGATGGGTGCCCTGACCTTGATGATGTTCTATACCTGAAAATTGTGTTTGAGACTGTTCAGGAGCTACTAAGTGAACGACTAATTTCTGCCGGCCATGACATCAGTGATGGTGGGATTATTGTTTGTATTCttgagatggcatttgctggtaACTGTGGTGTGCAGTTGAACTTGAGTTCCAAGGGCCATAACCTTCTCCAAGAACTGTTTGCAGAAGAGCTAGGTCTCGTTCTTGAGGTCAGCTCGCAGAATATTAACAAAGTTGAGAAAAGGCTTGAAGCAGCTGGAATCTCTGGGGAGATAATTGGAAATGTTACTGCATCACCAACCATAGAGTTGTCTGTTGATGGGATTAACCAACTAAAGGAAGAGACATCCTACCTTAGGGACTTGTGGGAGGAGACAAGTTTTCAGCTGGAGGGTCTTCAAAGGCTGGCTTCTTGTGTCAAATTGGAGAAGGAAGGCTTGAAGAGCAGACACGTACCTTTGTGGAGATTATCCTTTACTCCGAGGTTCACTGATGAAAAGCTGATGTCTGCTACCTTGAAACCCAAGGTAGCTGTCATTCGAGAGGAGGGGAGCAATGGTGATAGAGAAATGTCAGCTGCATTCTATGCTGCTGGATTTGAACCTTGGGACATCACCATGTCGGACCTTTTGCATGGACAAATTTCTTTAAATGATTTCAATGGAATTGTATTTGTTGGTGGATTTAGTTATGCCGATGTGCTGGATTCCGCAAAAGGTTGGTCAGCAACAATAAGGTTTAATCAGCCTCTTCTACAACAATTTCAAGATTTCTACAACCGTCCAGACACTTTCAGCCTTGGTGTTTGCAATGGGTGTCAGCTCATGGCTCTTCTTGGATGGGTGCCTGGTGCCAGTGTTGGTGGTTCCCTTGGTAACGGTGGAGATATGTCACAACCTAGGTTCATTCACAACGAATCTGGTCGCTTTGAGTGCCGCTTTACAAGTGTAACGATTGGAGAATCTCCAGCCATAATGTTCAAAGGAATGGAGGGCAGTACATTGGGTGTTTGGGCTGCTCATGGTGAGGGAAGAGCGTACTTCCCCGATGATGGCATTCTAAATAATGTTCTTAAGTCTAGATTGGCCCCTCTACGGTATTGCGATGATGATGGCAGCATAACCGAGATTTATCCTTTCAACCCAAATGGTTCTCCGCTGGGGGTTGCTGCTCTTTGTTCTCCTGATGGAAGGCACCTCGCCATGATGCCACATCCAGAACGATGCTTCATGATGTGGCAATTCCCGTGGTATCCGAAGGAATGGGATGTCGAAAAGAGAGGGCCAAGTCCATGGTTACGCATGTTTCAGAATGCTCGCGAATGGTGTTCTTGA